Proteins found in one Salvelinus alpinus chromosome 11, SLU_Salpinus.1, whole genome shotgun sequence genomic segment:
- the LOC139534718 gene encoding uncharacterized protein, with product MDAETQAEVQLVFNETSTQSVPEVTDISNTLKEAVNNPNITFGNLSVDVTTIIVKVPTTNANTTTMATPVITTSIITTTTTETAAVALTKLTVVFRSRGETFTSDLSNPSSQAFQTRALLIKTQLEPFYRTAFTSFNSLTVTEFSSGSIINTMNLAFSSSSVPNSTEIGTVLKNAAQKITAFNIDPTSVTVNGTAVTSSGGSRKTSLFTAFFLVVLSLLLSSQH from the exons ATGGATGCAGAAACACAGGCAGAGGTCCAACTAGTGTTCAATGAGACCTCCACTCAATCTGTCCCTGAGGTTACTGACATTAGCAATACACTGAAAGAGGCTGTGAACAATCCAAACATTACCTTTGGCAACCTCTCTGTGGATGTTACCACCATCATTGTTAAAG TGCCCACCACAAATGCCAACACAACTACAATGGCTACTCCTGTCATCACTACTTCCATCATCACAACTACAACCACTGAAACTGCCGCTGTGGCactcactaagttgactgtggtgtTCCGGTCCAGAGGAGAGACGTTTACCTCTGACCTATCAAACCCATCTTCTCAGGCCTTTCAAACCCGAGCATTACTGATTAAAACTCAG CTTGAACCTTTCTATCGAACAGCTTTCACCTCTTTCAACAGTTTGACGGTGACAGAATTCAG CTCTGGATCCATCATCAATACTATGAATTTAGCATTCAGCTCCTCCTCCGTCCCAAATTCCACGGAGATTGGCACTGTTTTAAAAAATGCTGCCCAAAAAATCACAGCTTTCAACATTGACCCCACCTCAGTGACAGTCAACGGCACAG CTGTGACCTCAAGTGGAGGAAGCAGGAAGACCAGTCTCTTCACAGCATTCTTTCTGGTGGTTCTGTCGCTTCTACTGTCAAGCCAGCATTAG